The following are encoded together in the Corythoichthys intestinalis isolate RoL2023-P3 unplaced genomic scaffold, ASM3026506v1 HiC_scaffold_23, whole genome shotgun sequence genome:
- the LOC130911198 gene encoding serine/threonine-protein kinase Nek8 isoform X1, with translation MEKYEKIKVVGRGAFGIVHLCRRRSDGGLVILKEIPVEQMSRDERLAAQNECQVLKLLNHPNIIEYYENFLEDKALMIAMEYAPGGTLADYIQKRCNSLLDEDTILHFFVQILLALYHVHNKLILHRDLKTQNILLDKHQMIVKIGDFGISKILVSKSKAYTVVGTPCYISPELCEGKPYNQKSDIWALGCVLYELASLKRAFEAANLPALVLKIMSGTFAPISDRYSPELRQLILNMLNLDPSKRPQLNEIMALPICIRPLLNLYTDIGNVKMRRIEKPLSTVQTGPQGRNTGRVPTSRSRDGASKLHSLPLSSVYTWGSGITAPLRLPMLNTEVLQVSLGRTQKMGVTKSGRLITWEAPLVGSAEMSLPGVVEQMQPQFISRFLEGQSGVTIKSVSCGDLFTTCMTDRGIIMTFGSGSNGCLGHGNFNDVTQPKIVEALLGYELVQVSCGASHVLAMTNEREVFAWGRGENGRLGLGAQDTHNCPQQVCLPLKFEPQRVLCGVDCSMIISAGNSIVACGSNRFNKLGLDKITSGEEPSPPNQVEEVHCFTPVQSAPLNKEKIVCIDIGTAHSVAVTEIGHCITFGSNQHGQMGRSSRRGSRVPYLVPSLQGVTMAACGDAFTLAITSDGEVYTWGKGARGRLGRKEEDSGVPKAVQLDESHPFTVTSVACCHGNSLLAVKPLLDEAVPR, from the exons GATCGTCCACCTGTGTCGGCGGCGAAGCGACGGCGGCTTGGTGATCCTGAAGGAGATCCCGGTAGAGCAGATGTCTCGGGACGAGCGCCTGGCGGCTCAGAACGAGTGTCAGGTGTTGAAACTGCTGAACCACCCTAATATCATTGAGTACTACGAGAACTTCCTTGAGGACAAAGCGCTCATGATTGCCATGGAGTACGCACCGG GTGGCACCCTGGCCGATTACATCCAGAAGCGCTGTAACTCCCTGCTGGATGAGGACACCATCCTTCACTTCTTTGTGCAGATCCTGCTGGCATTGTACCATGTGCACAATAAACTCATCCTGCACCGGGACCTTAAGACGCAGAATATTCTGCTGGATAAGCACCAAATGATAGTCAAAATCGGCGACTTTGGCATCTCCAAAATCCTTGTCAGCAAAAGCAAAGCATACACT GTTGTTGGGACTCCATGTTACATCTCTCCGGAGCTTTGCGAGGGAAAGCCGTACAACCAGAAAAGTGATATCTGGGCTCTAGGCTGCGTGCTCTATGAGCTGGCGAGTCTGAAGAGAGCCTTTGAGGCCGCT AACCTTCCCGCCTTAGTGCTGAAAATCATGAGTGGCACATTCGCCCCTATCTCAGACCGCTACAGCCCGGAACTGCGTCAGCTCATCCTCAACATGCTCAACTTAGATCCGTCTAAGCGGCCTCAACTCAATGAAATTATGGCACTCCCGATCTGTATACGCCCCCTACTCAATCTATACACAGACATCGGCAACGTCAAGATGCGCAG GATTGAGAAACCACTATCCACTGTCCAGACCGGACCACAAGGCAGAAATACAGGTCGGGTACCAACCAGCAGGTCCAGAG ACGGCGCTAGCAAGTTGCATTCCCTCCCACTGTCATCAGTCTACACTTGGGGCAGCGGCATCACTGCCCCGCTACGTCTGCCCATGCTCAACACTGAGGTCCTGCAGGTGTCACTGGGACGCACTCAAAAGATGGGTGTGACCAAATCAGGGCGTCTCATCACTTGGGAG GCGCCCTTGGTGGGGTCAGCCGAGATGAGCCTGCCCGGCGTCGTGGAGCAAATGCAGCCTCAGTTCATTTCCCGTTTCCTGGAAGGCCAATCTGGAGTCACCATCAAGTCTGTTTCCTGCGGCGATCTCTTCACCACCTGCATGACAG ACAGGGGCATCATCATGACTTTTGGAAGTGGAAGCAACGGCTGCCTTGGCCACGGGAATTTCAACGATGTCACACAG CCCAAGATCGTGGAAGCACTCCTTGGCTACGAACTAGTGCAGGTGTCATGCGGTGCTTCTCACGTTCTCGCCATGACCAACGAACGGGAAGTCTTTGCCTGGGGAAGAGGAGAGAACG GTCGACTCGGACTGGGCGCCCAGGACACTCACAACTGTCCCCAGCAGGTGTGCTTACCCCTCAAGTTTGAGCCTCAGAGAGTGCTGTGTGGTGTAGACTGCTCCATGATCATAAGTGCTGGGAACAGCATTGTGGCATGTGGAAGCAACAG GTTTAACAAGCTGGGCCTGGACAAGATAACGTCCGGGGAGGAGCCAAGTCCGCCAAACCAGGTGGAGGAAGTGCACTGCTTCACGCCCGTCCAGTCGGCGCCACTAAACAAGGAGAAGATTGTTTGCATTGACATCGGCACAGCCCACTCTGTCGCCGTGACAG AGATTGGCCATTGCATCACTTTTGGCAGCAACCAGCATGGGCAGATGGGCCGCAGTTCCCGGCGGGGCAGCCGCGTCCCCTACCTGGTGCCCAGTCTGCAGGGTGTGACCATGGCAGCCTGCGGAGATGCTTTCACGCTGGCCATCACGTCTG ATGGCGAGGTGTACACGTGGGGAAAGGGAGCCCGCGGACGCTTGGGAAGAAAAGAGGAAGACTCGGGGGTACCGAAGGCGGTGCAGCTGGATGAGAGCCACCCGTTCACCGTGACATCAGTGGCTTGTTGTCATGGCAACAGCCTGCTGGCAGTGAAAC
- the LOC130911198 gene encoding serine/threonine-protein kinase Nek8 isoform X2, producing MEKYEKIKVVGRGAFGIVHLCRRRSDGGLVILKEIPVEQMSRDERLAAQNECQVLKLLNHPNIIEYYENFLEDKALMIAMEYAPGGTLADYIQKRCNSLLDEDTILHFFVQILLALYHVHNKLILHRDLKTQNILLDKHQMIVKIGDFGISKILVSKSKAYTVVGTPCYISPELCEGKPYNQKSDIWALGCVLYELASLKRAFEAANLPALVLKIMSGTFAPISDRYSPELRQLILNMLNLDPSKRPQLNEIMALPICIRPLLNLYTDIGNVKMRRIEKPLSTVQTGPQGRNTGRVPTSRSRVYTWGSGITAPLRLPMLNTEVLQVSLGRTQKMGVTKSGRLITWEAPLVGSAEMSLPGVVEQMQPQFISRFLEGQSGVTIKSVSCGDLFTTCMTDRGIIMTFGSGSNGCLGHGNFNDVTQPKIVEALLGYELVQVSCGASHVLAMTNEREVFAWGRGENGRLGLGAQDTHNCPQQVCLPLKFEPQRVLCGVDCSMIISAGNSIVACGSNRFNKLGLDKITSGEEPSPPNQVEEVHCFTPVQSAPLNKEKIVCIDIGTAHSVAVTEIGHCITFGSNQHGQMGRSSRRGSRVPYLVPSLQGVTMAACGDAFTLAITSDGEVYTWGKGARGRLGRKEEDSGVPKAVQLDESHPFTVTSVACCHGNSLLAVKPLLDEAVPR from the exons GATCGTCCACCTGTGTCGGCGGCGAAGCGACGGCGGCTTGGTGATCCTGAAGGAGATCCCGGTAGAGCAGATGTCTCGGGACGAGCGCCTGGCGGCTCAGAACGAGTGTCAGGTGTTGAAACTGCTGAACCACCCTAATATCATTGAGTACTACGAGAACTTCCTTGAGGACAAAGCGCTCATGATTGCCATGGAGTACGCACCGG GTGGCACCCTGGCCGATTACATCCAGAAGCGCTGTAACTCCCTGCTGGATGAGGACACCATCCTTCACTTCTTTGTGCAGATCCTGCTGGCATTGTACCATGTGCACAATAAACTCATCCTGCACCGGGACCTTAAGACGCAGAATATTCTGCTGGATAAGCACCAAATGATAGTCAAAATCGGCGACTTTGGCATCTCCAAAATCCTTGTCAGCAAAAGCAAAGCATACACT GTTGTTGGGACTCCATGTTACATCTCTCCGGAGCTTTGCGAGGGAAAGCCGTACAACCAGAAAAGTGATATCTGGGCTCTAGGCTGCGTGCTCTATGAGCTGGCGAGTCTGAAGAGAGCCTTTGAGGCCGCT AACCTTCCCGCCTTAGTGCTGAAAATCATGAGTGGCACATTCGCCCCTATCTCAGACCGCTACAGCCCGGAACTGCGTCAGCTCATCCTCAACATGCTCAACTTAGATCCGTCTAAGCGGCCTCAACTCAATGAAATTATGGCACTCCCGATCTGTATACGCCCCCTACTCAATCTATACACAGACATCGGCAACGTCAAGATGCGCAG GATTGAGAAACCACTATCCACTGTCCAGACCGGACCACAAGGCAGAAATACAGGTCGGGTACCAACCAGCAGGTCCAGAG TCTACACTTGGGGCAGCGGCATCACTGCCCCGCTACGTCTGCCCATGCTCAACACTGAGGTCCTGCAGGTGTCACTGGGACGCACTCAAAAGATGGGTGTGACCAAATCAGGGCGTCTCATCACTTGGGAG GCGCCCTTGGTGGGGTCAGCCGAGATGAGCCTGCCCGGCGTCGTGGAGCAAATGCAGCCTCAGTTCATTTCCCGTTTCCTGGAAGGCCAATCTGGAGTCACCATCAAGTCTGTTTCCTGCGGCGATCTCTTCACCACCTGCATGACAG ACAGGGGCATCATCATGACTTTTGGAAGTGGAAGCAACGGCTGCCTTGGCCACGGGAATTTCAACGATGTCACACAG CCCAAGATCGTGGAAGCACTCCTTGGCTACGAACTAGTGCAGGTGTCATGCGGTGCTTCTCACGTTCTCGCCATGACCAACGAACGGGAAGTCTTTGCCTGGGGAAGAGGAGAGAACG GTCGACTCGGACTGGGCGCCCAGGACACTCACAACTGTCCCCAGCAGGTGTGCTTACCCCTCAAGTTTGAGCCTCAGAGAGTGCTGTGTGGTGTAGACTGCTCCATGATCATAAGTGCTGGGAACAGCATTGTGGCATGTGGAAGCAACAG GTTTAACAAGCTGGGCCTGGACAAGATAACGTCCGGGGAGGAGCCAAGTCCGCCAAACCAGGTGGAGGAAGTGCACTGCTTCACGCCCGTCCAGTCGGCGCCACTAAACAAGGAGAAGATTGTTTGCATTGACATCGGCACAGCCCACTCTGTCGCCGTGACAG AGATTGGCCATTGCATCACTTTTGGCAGCAACCAGCATGGGCAGATGGGCCGCAGTTCCCGGCGGGGCAGCCGCGTCCCCTACCTGGTGCCCAGTCTGCAGGGTGTGACCATGGCAGCCTGCGGAGATGCTTTCACGCTGGCCATCACGTCTG ATGGCGAGGTGTACACGTGGGGAAAGGGAGCCCGCGGACGCTTGGGAAGAAAAGAGGAAGACTCGGGGGTACCGAAGGCGGTGCAGCTGGATGAGAGCCACCCGTTCACCGTGACATCAGTGGCTTGTTGTCATGGCAACAGCCTGCTGGCAGTGAAAC